In Paenibacillus sp. BIC5C1, a genomic segment contains:
- a CDS encoding GDSL-type esterase/lipase family protein, with protein sequence MVYRYVAIGDSLTVGTGALLGTGFVPLYRRMAEMNVRTFVSMDNLGVNGLTSGEMLQMISNNPRVRQSLREADIITLSIGGNDLIRTFKASGGIPNASKMTQVLGDTRSNVSQIMRHIRQLKGNSVYMVRTIGLYNPYPQAAEAAYWVRQYNSFLNGAGSGNYACAQVYDRFEGRERELLFWDRVHPNAKGYRVIAEQLNRTGYYPFA encoded by the coding sequence ATGGTATATCGATATGTGGCTATAGGAGATTCATTAACGGTAGGTACAGGAGCGCTGCTGGGCACCGGCTTTGTTCCTTTATATCGGAGAATGGCAGAAATGAATGTGCGTACGTTTGTATCCATGGATAATTTGGGCGTGAATGGACTTACGTCAGGGGAAATGCTGCAGATGATATCTAACAATCCTAGAGTACGCCAATCACTGCGTGAGGCGGATATTATTACGTTGTCGATTGGTGGGAACGATCTGATTCGTACATTCAAAGCAAGTGGCGGCATCCCGAACGCAAGTAAGATGACACAGGTGCTTGGGGATACCCGCAGTAACGTGTCCCAGATTATGAGGCATATCCGACAGTTGAAAGGAAACAGTGTATATATGGTCCGTACGATTGGTTTGTACAACCCATATCCGCAAGCGGCGGAAGCTGCGTATTGGGTGCGGCAATATAATTCCTTTCTGAATGGTGCAGGATCGGGGAACTATGCCTGTGCTCAGGTTTATGACCGGTTTGAAGGGCGAGAACGTGAACTGTTATTTTGGGACAGGGTTCATCCAAATGCCAAAGGCTACCGCGTGATTGCAGAACAGCTGAATCGTACAGGATACTATCCATTTGCCTGA
- a CDS encoding phosphotransferase: protein MHIIDSGSLNDSEQQLISTVLSLYGVTSNWKAQRGKGGMNNSTFMVETGQECYVLRQYETHNDQMKIAFEHEVLSALSRSEFELDVPEPVSLPDDKDATFLAVQDRYSGRSKIVTLFHYREGHNPVWNTPEQLSGLGRAAGMLSSVMARLPLSLDPVYPPYYQIQEAYPLCSPEKLLQLCTSPPDTLMACADDLQKLKVALPDLFNTLRGMEDLPHQLVHGDLNASNVLADSQDIICAILDFEFATWDLRVMELAVPMSDLLTMDKEQAWMWEALAGLIQGFRQHVNLEPEELSVIPALILLRSLDVVMHFISRLFEGTDEPEVAVQQIRKLRERVDWMNGNEERLRELLI, encoded by the coding sequence GTGCACATCATCGACTCAGGTTCCCTAAATGATTCAGAACAGCAGCTCATATCCACTGTTTTATCCTTATATGGTGTCACGTCCAACTGGAAAGCCCAGCGTGGAAAGGGAGGAATGAACAACTCTACCTTCATGGTAGAGACGGGCCAAGAATGTTACGTGCTGAGGCAGTATGAAACGCATAATGATCAAATGAAAATTGCTTTTGAACACGAGGTGCTGTCTGCCTTGTCACGTTCAGAGTTTGAGCTTGATGTGCCTGAGCCTGTTAGCCTTCCTGATGATAAGGATGCAACATTTCTAGCTGTGCAGGATCGTTACTCGGGCCGGAGTAAAATTGTGACGTTATTCCATTATCGTGAGGGCCATAATCCCGTGTGGAATACACCAGAGCAGCTGAGTGGACTAGGCAGGGCGGCGGGCATGTTATCTTCCGTTATGGCGCGCCTTCCCCTATCCCTGGATCCAGTTTACCCGCCCTATTATCAGATTCAGGAGGCTTACCCGCTCTGTTCGCCGGAGAAACTGTTACAACTATGCACCTCACCCCCGGACACGCTGATGGCATGTGCGGATGACCTACAGAAGCTGAAGGTTGCATTGCCTGACTTATTCAATACGCTGCGAGGTATGGAGGATTTGCCACATCAACTGGTCCATGGGGATTTGAATGCATCCAATGTATTGGCAGATTCTCAGGATATCATATGTGCCATTTTGGATTTTGAATTTGCCACATGGGATCTGCGGGTAATGGAGCTTGCTGTGCCCATGTCTGACCTTCTAACGATGGACAAGGAGCAGGCATGGATGTGGGAGGCTTTGGCGGGATTGATTCAGGGATTCAGACAACATGTCAACCTGGAACCAGAGGAGCTGAGCGTAATTCCAGCGCTTATTTTGCTTCGAAGTCTGGATGTGGTGATGCATTTTATCAGTCGGTTGTTCGAGGGTACAGATGAGCCTGAAGTGGCTGTGCAGCAAATCAGGAAGCTGAGAGAACGGGTAGACTGGATGAATGGTAATGAGGAACGACTGCGTGAGCTGCTAATCTAG
- a CDS encoding tetratricopeptide repeat protein codes for MLIKFLIFGLLWRIVGNPFLAVLILLIILYFLDRRYVGVMPSFMKPLKRMRNISRLRQQLAMSPNEVSSKLDLARLLIERKRYSEAHALLLELERPYEQSAEYWEALGTTELHLGQTEEGERHILQALDINPRVKYGRPYLTLAGAFKDTHRDKALAYVQQFQEIHSSSSEAYYLLGSVYRSLGRTADAKQAYEQSLNVYRSLPKYKKRQERRWAVRSWFRKRGL; via the coding sequence GTGCTGATTAAATTTCTAATCTTTGGCCTGCTGTGGCGGATTGTAGGCAATCCATTTTTGGCGGTTCTTATTCTCCTCATCATTCTGTATTTCCTAGATCGTCGGTATGTTGGGGTGATGCCAAGCTTCATGAAGCCACTTAAGCGTATGCGTAACATCTCAAGGCTCCGGCAGCAGCTTGCCATGAGTCCGAATGAAGTCTCTTCCAAGCTGGATCTGGCTCGTCTGTTAATTGAACGCAAACGTTATAGCGAAGCTCATGCCTTGCTGCTGGAACTGGAACGTCCTTACGAGCAATCGGCTGAATATTGGGAGGCGCTGGGCACAACTGAACTTCATCTGGGCCAAACGGAAGAAGGGGAGCGTCATATTTTGCAGGCACTGGATATTAATCCAAGAGTGAAATATGGCCGCCCTTATCTGACACTCGCAGGTGCATTCAAGGATACCCACCGGGACAAAGCGCTGGCATACGTTCAGCAATTCCAAGAGATTCATTCCTCATCCAGTGAAGCGTATTATCTGCTCGGCTCAGTGTACCGCTCCCTTGGACGTACTGCTGATGCAAAACAAGCCTACGAGCAATCACTGAACGTATATCGCTCCCTGCCAAAATATAAGAAGCGCCAGGAGCGTCGCTGGGCTGTACGCAGCTGGTTCCGCAAGCGTGGATTATAG
- a CDS encoding TetM/TetW/TetO/TetS family tetracycline resistance ribosomal protection protein encodes MLNELNRRNIGIFAHVDAGKTTTTEHMLFQSGVVRSPGRVDDGTTATDSLDIEKERGISVQAAMTSLIWKDTIIDLIDTPGHIDFSSEVERALRVMDGAVMIVSAVEGVQSQSETIWHALRSLGIPTLIYINKMDRVGASAETVIDQIRSSLSPFVCEIQSFCMNEEVFEGIDSLWNESQTQAKGSSASIPGLFELLAELDEDLMEAYINGETLPADQLDEAFRKQVHQGEVFPICYGASGKGIGVTELLDAIIEFLPAPAQPQEPSVSGVVFKIERDKTMGRTAYVRMYGGSVHNRDTIYNSTRKLEEKVTQIRRMDGRKWADTGAVHAGQIAALYGLSETHVGDIIGNPEGVPPVPQLAVPLLTVQVHGKDTARYPDLVAALQELTDEDPLLDLQWLPEERELHLKVMGTIQLEILSSLLMSRFGLDVVFDPPSVIYKETPRSSGEGFIAYTMPKPCWAILRLSIEPLPRGSGLIYSSTVRTDHLLLRYQNEVERRIPEALSQGLLGWEVTDLRITLIEGEHHVWHTHPLDFVVATPMGIMDGLANTGTTLLEPILNFRLTVPEEYGGKALSDLVHMRATFEAPIIGGGRCIVEGRMPLASSMDYPVKLRSETSGRGVLTTSFAGYQDCPTDQIHTRKRRGVNPLDQSKYILSVRNAITS; translated from the coding sequence ATGTTAAACGAATTGAATCGCAGAAATATCGGCATCTTCGCACACGTCGATGCAGGGAAAACAACAACGACAGAACATATGTTATTTCAAAGCGGTGTCGTGCGTAGTCCAGGTCGCGTGGATGATGGAACAACAGCCACAGATTCTCTGGATATTGAAAAAGAACGAGGCATCTCTGTACAGGCGGCTATGACCTCTTTGATCTGGAAAGATACGATTATTGATCTGATTGATACGCCGGGACATATCGATTTCAGCTCTGAGGTAGAGCGAGCCCTACGTGTTATGGACGGAGCCGTAATGATTGTATCCGCCGTGGAAGGGGTCCAATCCCAAAGCGAGACCATCTGGCATGCTCTCCGCTCGCTTGGAATTCCTACCCTGATTTATATTAACAAAATGGATCGGGTTGGCGCCTCTGCAGAGACAGTTATTGATCAGATCCGCTCCAGCCTCTCCCCCTTCGTATGCGAGATCCAATCCTTTTGTATGAATGAAGAGGTGTTTGAGGGCATCGACTCCCTATGGAATGAAAGCCAAACGCAAGCGAAGGGTTCTTCTGCATCTATCCCTGGCCTTTTTGAACTATTGGCCGAACTGGATGAAGATCTGATGGAAGCCTACATTAATGGTGAAACGCTGCCTGCTGACCAGCTAGATGAAGCATTTCGCAAACAGGTGCATCAGGGCGAAGTATTCCCCATTTGTTATGGTGCTTCTGGCAAAGGGATCGGTGTAACGGAACTACTGGATGCCATCATCGAATTTCTTCCTGCACCTGCTCAGCCTCAAGAACCTTCAGTATCTGGGGTTGTATTCAAAATTGAACGGGATAAAACGATGGGCCGTACAGCCTATGTTCGCATGTATGGTGGCAGCGTGCATAATCGGGATACGATCTATAACTCCACTCGGAAGCTGGAAGAGAAAGTGACACAGATTCGCCGAATGGATGGTCGGAAATGGGCGGATACCGGTGCTGTTCATGCCGGACAGATCGCCGCACTGTACGGACTAAGCGAAACCCATGTTGGTGATATTATTGGCAACCCTGAAGGTGTGCCTCCTGTACCCCAGCTGGCTGTTCCATTGTTGACCGTGCAGGTCCATGGTAAAGACACGGCTCGTTATCCTGACCTTGTAGCGGCATTGCAAGAATTGACGGATGAAGATCCCCTGCTCGATTTGCAATGGTTACCTGAAGAACGGGAACTGCATCTTAAAGTCATGGGAACCATTCAGCTTGAGATTCTGTCCAGCCTGCTGATGAGTCGTTTCGGACTGGATGTCGTGTTTGACCCGCCATCAGTCATCTATAAGGAAACTCCTCGTTCTTCCGGGGAAGGATTCATCGCGTATACGATGCCCAAGCCCTGCTGGGCCATTCTTCGATTGAGCATAGAGCCTTTGCCACGTGGCAGCGGTCTGATCTACTCATCCACCGTCCGGACGGATCATCTCTTGCTTCGTTATCAGAATGAAGTGGAGCGCCGCATTCCCGAGGCGCTATCTCAGGGGTTGTTGGGGTGGGAAGTTACCGACCTGCGCATTACGCTAATCGAAGGGGAGCACCATGTCTGGCATACCCATCCACTGGATTTTGTAGTAGCCACACCGATGGGGATTATGGATGGGTTGGCAAACACAGGTACAACCCTGTTGGAACCCATTCTGAATTTCCGGTTAACGGTTCCGGAGGAGTACGGTGGCAAAGCGCTTAGTGATCTGGTACATATGCGGGCAACCTTTGAAGCGCCGATCATCGGAGGCGGACGATGCATCGTTGAAGGACGTATGCCTCTGGCAAGCTCCATGGATTATCCGGTGAAGTTGCGTTCAGAGACGAGCGGACGTGGGGTGCTCACGACTTCTTTTGCCGGGTACCAGGATTGTCCTACGGATCAGATCCATACGCGGAAGCGCAGAGGAGTTAACCCGCTGGACCAATCCAAATATATTTTAAGTGTTCGAAATGCGATTACATCATAA
- a CDS encoding AraC family transcriptional regulator — MERSPVRTTIQAESGIPFRLVYADTKSPQNELPDHLHDWHEIIYVYRGQGTIFIDTGLEDMQEGDLFIIPGSTVHRALPDAGNLVTSSAVFFSPGLLASTAGSSASAMLSLFERCRKRRVYKRHLESKEQAQVASLIDDIHAEFQLEHHLSAHAALLRLQLLLIYLERLEAVGPASPARSVPGPGWLSYTLTHMDEELRSGLSLPELARQAAVSPAHFSRAFKRYTGMTLTDYALARRVIMAKEHLLRSDETMAVVADACGFESLPHFYRQFKKLTGTTPAVYRKTMKNQDQT, encoded by the coding sequence ATGGAACGTTCACCCGTTCGTACAACCATTCAGGCGGAATCGGGGATTCCCTTTCGTCTGGTGTATGCAGATACCAAGTCCCCCCAGAACGAGTTGCCGGATCATCTTCATGACTGGCATGAAATTATTTATGTATATCGGGGTCAGGGCACCATTTTCATTGATACTGGTCTTGAAGATATGCAGGAGGGTGATTTGTTTATCATTCCTGGCAGCACGGTACACCGCGCATTACCGGATGCCGGGAATCTGGTGACTTCGTCGGCCGTGTTCTTCAGTCCAGGATTACTGGCCTCCACAGCGGGAAGCAGTGCGTCAGCCATGCTCTCGCTATTTGAACGCTGCCGCAAACGCAGGGTGTACAAGAGGCATCTGGAGTCCAAGGAGCAGGCCCAGGTTGCTTCGTTAATTGATGACATCCATGCAGAATTCCAGTTAGAACATCACCTGAGTGCCCACGCCGCTCTGCTGCGGTTGCAACTCTTACTTATTTATCTGGAGCGATTGGAGGCAGTTGGTCCTGCAAGTCCTGCCAGAAGTGTTCCTGGACCAGGCTGGCTCTCCTATACCCTGACTCATATGGATGAAGAGCTGCGCAGTGGCCTTTCCTTGCCGGAACTGGCACGGCAGGCAGCCGTGTCACCGGCGCACTTCAGCCGTGCGTTCAAAAGGTATACCGGCATGACGCTAACTGACTATGCACTGGCCCGCCGGGTCATTATGGCGAAAGAGCATCTGCTTCGAAGTGATGAGACGATGGCTGTTGTTGCCGATGCCTGCGGCTTTGAGAGCCTGCCCCATTTTTATCGACAATTCAAGAAACTCACGGGTACCACACCCGCTGTCTACCGTAAAACCATGAAGAATCAGGATCAAACCTGA